Proteins from a single region of Chryseobacterium sp. W4I1:
- a CDS encoding DUF3467 domain-containing protein: MDNNQNQNQDPNNINIQLNEMVASGVYCNLALVNHSPSEFVVDFIQLMPGVQQANVRSRVILAPLHAKRVLSALQQNIANYEQQFGEIKEVEPFVLGGNNVQA, from the coding sequence ATGGACAACAATCAAAACCAAAATCAAGATCCAAACAACATCAACATCCAACTTAACGAGATGGTAGCTTCAGGTGTTTATTGCAACCTAGCACTAGTAAACCATTCTCCATCTGAGTTTGTTGTGGATTTTATCCAATTAATGCCAGGTGTACAGCAAGCGAACGTGCGTTCAAGAGTAATTCTTGCTCCACTTCACGCTAAAAGAGTACTATCTGCTCTTCAACAGAATATTGCTAACTATGAGCAGCAGTTCGGAGAAATCAAAGAAGTTGAGCCTTTCGTATTAGGAGGAAACAACGTACAAGCATAA
- the rpoC gene encoding DNA-directed RNA polymerase subunit beta', whose product MSSNKNKSSRFNKITIGLASPESILQESRGEVLKPETINYRTHKPERDGLFCEKIFGPVKDYECACGKYKRIRYKGIVCDRCGVEVTEKKVRRERIGHIGLVVPIAHIWYFRSLPNKIGYLLGIPSKKLDMIIYYERYVVIQQGIAKKLDGSDFDNMEFLTEEEYLDIMETLPAENQYLDDSDPNKFIARMGAEAVEDLLKRIDLDALSFDLRHKAHNEGSKQRRTEALKRLNVVEALRGANTRMINRPEWMIMRVLPVIPPELRPLVPLDGGRFATSDLNDLYRRVIIRNNRLKRLLEIKAPEVILRNEKRMLQESVDSLFDNTRKSSAVKSESNRPLKSLSDSLKGKQGRFRQNLLGKRVDYSARSVIVVGPNLQLHECGIPKDMAAELYKPFIIRKLIERGIVKTVKSAKRIIDRKEPVVYDILENVMKGHPVLLNRAPTLHRLGIQAFQPKMIEGKAIQLHPLVTTAFNADFDGDQMAVHLPLGPEAILEAQLLMLGSQNILNPANGSPITVPSQDMVLGLYFMTKELSSTEDMKVLGEGLAFYSPEEAEIAYAEGRVSLNAKVRCRLPVKEDGEIKTKLIETSLGRILFNQIVPKQSGYVNELLTKKSLRNIIGRVLADTDFPTTVKFLDAMKDLGYSNAFKGGLSFSLGDIVVPVEKKKMIATSIETVDEIRANYNMGLITDTERYNQVIDVWTNTNAGLTEMIMGRMKTDQGGFNSVYMMLDSGARGSKEQIRQLSGMRGLMAKPQKAGSTGAEIIENPILANFKEGLSILEYFISTHGARKGLADTALKTADAGYLTRRLVDVAQDVIVTEDDCGTLRGTEVTALKKNDEIVEKISERILGRVSLHNIYDPETDEVIAEADEIINEALAKKIEAAGLEFVEVRSPLTCETKKGICAKCYGRNLATGKMIHMGEAVGVIGAQSIGEPGTQLTLRTFHQGGVSTNVSENPSIVARRDGIVELDEVRTITSEDENGNTAEVVVSRTTEFRLVTDNEQRTPMMIANVPYGSQLLVKPGDKVKKGDTIAKWDPYNAVIIAETAGKVEYEDIIQGISFQLEIDEQTGFEEKVISESRNKKAVPTLKVVDSKGVEQKGYNLPVGAHLMVNDGEKIKAGKVLIKIPRKSAKAGDITGGLPRVTELFEARNPSNPAVVTEIDGVVSYGKIKRGNRELIVEAKTGERKIYLVKLSNQILVQENDFVRAGSPLSDGSITPDDILRIKGPTAVQEYLVNEIQEVYRLQGVKIDDKHFEIIVRQMMTKVSIVDGGDTQFLEGALEHKFDFLEENNRVFGLKVVVEAGDSKEFKPGQMITARELRDENSKLKREDQKLVEVRDALPATATPVLQGITRAALQTKSFMSAASFQETTKVLNEAAVAGKIDFLGGLKENVIVGHRIPAGTGLKEYQNVIVGSKKEFEDLN is encoded by the coding sequence ATGTCATCAAATAAAAATAAATCAAGTAGATTTAATAAAATAACCATCGGTTTAGCTTCACCGGAATCGATTCTGCAGGAATCGAGAGGAGAGGTTTTAAAACCGGAAACTATTAACTACAGAACTCACAAACCTGAAAGAGACGGGTTGTTCTGTGAAAAGATCTTTGGTCCTGTAAAGGATTACGAATGTGCTTGTGGTAAATACAAGAGAATTCGTTACAAAGGGATCGTTTGTGACCGTTGTGGGGTAGAGGTTACGGAGAAAAAAGTACGTAGAGAAAGAATCGGACATATTGGTCTGGTTGTTCCTATTGCTCACATTTGGTATTTCCGTTCTTTACCAAACAAAATTGGTTACCTTTTAGGAATTCCTTCTAAGAAATTAGACATGATCATCTACTACGAAAGGTATGTAGTGATTCAGCAGGGTATTGCTAAAAAATTAGACGGTTCTGATTTCGATAACATGGAATTCCTTACAGAAGAAGAGTACCTTGACATCATGGAAACTCTTCCTGCGGAAAACCAGTATCTTGATGATTCCGATCCAAACAAATTCATCGCCAGAATGGGTGCTGAAGCAGTTGAAGATCTTTTAAAAAGAATCGATCTTGATGCATTGTCTTTCGACTTGAGACACAAAGCTCACAACGAAGGTTCTAAGCAAAGAAGAACTGAAGCTCTTAAAAGATTGAATGTTGTAGAAGCATTGAGAGGTGCTAATACAAGAATGATCAACAGACCAGAGTGGATGATCATGCGTGTGCTTCCTGTTATACCACCAGAACTAAGACCATTAGTTCCATTGGATGGAGGACGTTTCGCAACTTCTGACCTAAATGATCTTTACAGAAGAGTTATTATCAGAAACAACCGTCTGAAAAGACTATTGGAGATCAAAGCTCCTGAAGTAATCTTGAGAAACGAGAAGCGTATGCTTCAGGAATCAGTAGATTCATTATTCGATAATACAAGAAAATCTTCTGCTGTAAAATCTGAATCAAACAGACCATTGAAATCACTTTCTGATTCATTGAAAGGTAAGCAAGGTCGTTTCCGTCAGAACTTACTAGGGAAAAGGGTAGACTACTCTGCGCGTTCTGTAATTGTTGTAGGTCCAAACTTACAGCTTCACGAATGTGGTATTCCTAAAGATATGGCAGCGGAACTTTACAAACCGTTCATCATCAGAAAACTGATTGAAAGAGGAATTGTAAAAACCGTGAAATCTGCAAAGAGAATCATCGACAGAAAAGAGCCTGTAGTATATGATATCCTTGAAAACGTGATGAAAGGTCACCCTGTTCTACTGAACAGAGCACCTACCCTTCACAGACTGGGGATTCAGGCATTCCAGCCTAAAATGATTGAAGGTAAAGCGATCCAGCTTCACCCGTTGGTAACAACAGCATTCAACGCCGATTTCGATGGTGACCAGATGGCGGTACACTTGCCATTAGGACCAGAAGCGATCCTTGAAGCTCAGTTATTGATGCTAGGTTCTCAGAACATCCTGAACCCTGCAAACGGTTCTCCTATTACTGTACCTTCTCAGGACATGGTTCTTGGTCTTTATTTCATGACCAAAGAATTGAGCTCTACAGAAGATATGAAAGTTTTAGGTGAAGGCCTTGCATTCTATTCTCCTGAAGAAGCGGAAATCGCTTATGCTGAAGGTAGAGTTTCATTGAATGCTAAAGTAAGATGTAGACTACCGGTTAAAGAAGATGGTGAAATCAAAACAAAATTGATCGAAACTTCTTTAGGTAGAATTTTATTCAACCAAATTGTTCCTAAACAATCAGGATACGTTAATGAACTTTTAACGAAGAAATCACTGAGAAACATTATTGGTAGAGTCTTGGCAGATACGGATTTCCCTACAACAGTGAAATTCTTGGATGCAATGAAGGACTTAGGATATTCAAACGCATTCAAAGGAGGTCTTTCGTTCTCATTAGGTGACATTGTGGTTCCTGTTGAGAAGAAAAAAATGATTGCTACATCAATTGAAACAGTAGACGAAATTAGAGCCAACTATAACATGGGTCTAATTACAGATACAGAACGTTATAACCAGGTAATCGACGTTTGGACAAATACCAACGCAGGATTAACTGAAATGATCATGGGTAGAATGAAAACCGATCAAGGTGGATTCAACTCTGTATATATGATGCTTGATTCTGGTGCGAGGGGTTCAAAAGAACAGATCCGTCAGTTATCAGGGATGAGAGGTTTGATGGCAAAACCGCAAAAAGCTGGTTCTACCGGTGCGGAAATTATCGAAAACCCGATTCTTGCTAACTTTAAGGAAGGTCTTTCCATCCTTGAGTACTTTATCTCTACTCACGGTGCCCGTAAGGGTCTTGCGGATACCGCACTGAAGACTGCCGATGCCGGTTACCTTACAAGAAGATTGGTAGACGTTGCTCAGGACGTTATCGTTACTGAGGACGACTGTGGTACTCTAAGAGGTACTGAAGTTACTGCACTTAAGAAAAATGATGAGATTGTTGAAAAAATCTCAGAAAGAATCTTAGGTAGAGTTTCTCTTCATAATATCTATGATCCAGAAACAGATGAGGTCATTGCTGAAGCAGATGAGATCATCAATGAAGCATTGGCGAAGAAAATTGAAGCTGCTGGATTAGAGTTTGTTGAAGTTCGTTCTCCACTTACTTGTGAAACCAAAAAAGGAATCTGTGCTAAATGTTATGGTAGAAACCTGGCAACTGGTAAAATGATTCATATGGGTGAAGCAGTAGGTGTTATTGGAGCACAGTCAATTGGGGAACCGGGTACTCAGCTTACGTTGAGAACTTTCCACCAAGGGGGGGTATCCACGAACGTTTCAGAAAACCCATCTATTGTTGCAAGAAGAGACGGTATCGTAGAATTGGATGAAGTAAGAACAATTACTTCTGAAGATGAAAACGGTAATACTGCAGAAGTAGTAGTTTCCCGTACAACAGAATTTAGATTGGTTACTGATAACGAGCAGAGAACACCAATGATGATTGCTAACGTACCTTACGGTTCTCAGTTATTAGTTAAACCTGGTGATAAAGTGAAGAAAGGGGATACTATTGCGAAATGGGATCCATATAATGCGGTAATTATTGCTGAAACTGCAGGTAAAGTAGAATACGAGGATATTATCCAAGGTATTTCATTCCAGCTTGAAATTGACGAACAGACAGGATTTGAAGAGAAAGTAATCTCTGAATCCAGAAATAAGAAAGCCGTACCTACTTTGAAAGTGGTAGATTCTAAAGGAGTTGAGCAGAAAGGTTACAACTTACCGGTAGGAGCCCACTTAATGGTAAACGATGGTGAAAAAATTAAGGCTGGTAAAGTCTTAATCAAAATCCCAAGAAAATCTGCAAAAGCAGGGGATATCACAGGAGGTCTTCCGAGAGTTACCGAATTATTCGAAGCAAGAAACCCTTCAAACCCAGCGGTTGTTACTGAAATCGACGGGGTAGTTTCTTACGGAAAAATTAAGAGAGGTAACCGTGAATTGATTGTTGAGGCTAAAACTGGTGAAAGAAAAATTTATTTAGTTAAATTATCTAACCAGATTCTTGTTCAGGAGAATGACTTCGTAAGAGCTGGTTCGCCACTTTCTGACGGATCTATCACTCCGGACGATATCTTAAGAATTAAAGGTCCAACAGCTGTTCAGGAATATCTTGTCAATGAAATTCAGGAGGTTTACCGTCTTCAGGGGGTAAAAATCGATGATAAGCACTTCGAGATCATCGTAAGACAGATGATGACGAAAGTATCTATCGTAGACGGAGGTGATACTCAGTTCCTTGAAGGAGCACTTGAGCATAAATTCGACTTCCTGGAGGAAAACAACAGAGTATTCGGCCTTAAAGTAGTAGTGGAAGCTGGTGATTCTAAAGAATTCAAACCAGGTCAGATGATTACTGCAAGAGAATTGAGAGACGAAAACTCTAAGTTGAAGCGTGAGGACCAGAAATTAGTAGAAGTAAGAGATGCTTTACCAGCTACAGCAACGCCTGTACTTCAAGGTATTACAAGAGCAGCTCTTCAGACTAAATCATTCATGTCTGCAGCATCATTCCAGGAAACAACTAAGGTTCTTAACGAGGCAGCAGTTGCTGGTAAAATTGACTTCCTTGGTGGTCTTAAAGAAAATGTAATTGTAGGACACAGAATCCCTGCAGGTACAGGTCTTAAAGAATACCAGAATGTAATTGTAGGTTCTAAGAAAGAATTCGAAGACCTTAACTAA
- the rpoB gene encoding DNA-directed RNA polymerase subunit beta, whose protein sequence is MSKTTATTRGNQRVNFSSAKGKIITPDFLDIQLESFRDFFQLDTLPEDRTDEGLYRTFQENFPITDSRNQFVLEFIDYLVDSPRYSINECVERGLTYSVPLKARLKLYCTDPEHEDFQTVVQDVYLGPVPYMTPSGSFIINGAERVIVTQLHRSPGVFFGQTYHANGTKLYYSRIIPFKGSWMEFTTDINSVMYAYIDRKKKLPLTTLLRAIGYESDKDILQIFDLAEEVKVSKAALKKVEGRTLAARVLNTWFEDFVDEDTGEVVSIERNEIILDRETILEKEHLDLILDAGVKSILIHKENANEFSIIQNTLQKDPTNSEKEAVEYIYRQLRNADPPDEETARGIIEKLFFSEQRYSLGEVGRYRLNKKLGLNIPTTTEVLTKEDIIAIVRHLIELVNSKAEVDDIDHLSNRRIKTVGEQLAGQFGVGLSRIARTIKERMNVRDNEIFTPLDLVNAKTLTSVINSFFGTNQLSQFMDQTNPLSEITHKRRLSALGPGGLSRERAGFEVRDVHHTHYGRICPIETPEGPNIGLISSLGIYAKINTLGFIETPYRKVENSKVDLNADPIYLNAEDEEDKVIAQANVELNDGGEFLTDRIIARLDGDYPVVEPSQVNLIDVAPNQISGISASLIPFLEHDDANRALMGSNMMRQAVPLLKPQAPIVGTGLEQQVAKDSRILINAEGTGTVEYVDADMITIKYERSDDEDLVQFESATKTYKLTKFRKTNQSTTITLRPNVRVGETVHKGQVLCDGYATENGELALGRNLVVAFMPWKGYNFEDAIVINEKVVREDWFTSIHVDEYSLEVRDTKLGMEELTADIPNVSEEATKDLDENGMIRIGAEVKPGDIMIGKITPKGESDPTPEEKLLRAIFGDKAGDVKDASLKADSSLRGVVINKKLFSRNIKDKKKRTEEKLKLEEIENTYKAKFDELRNTLIEKLNTLVGGKTSQGVTNDLDEEIIGKGVKFTHKLLTSVEDYVNVSGADWTVDNEKNELVKQLIHNYKIKFNDIQGVKNREKFAISIGDELPAGIMKLAKVYIAKKRKLNVGDKMAGRHGNKGIVSRIVREEDMPFLEDGTPVDIVLNPLGVPSRMNIGQIYETVLGWAGQKLGMTFATPIFDGATLDQITEYTEKAGLPKFGHTYLYDGGTGERFTQAATVGIIYMLKLGHMVDDKMHARSIGPYSLITQQPLGGKAQFGGQRFGEMEVWALEAFGASNILREILTVKSDDVIGRAKTYEAIAKGESMPEPGIPESFNVLLHELQGLGLDVRLEE, encoded by the coding sequence ATGAGTAAAACAACAGCAACTACAAGGGGGAATCAGAGAGTTAACTTCTCATCAGCTAAAGGAAAAATCATTACTCCGGACTTCCTGGACATCCAGCTTGAGTCTTTCAGAGATTTTTTCCAGCTTGATACCCTTCCAGAAGACAGAACAGATGAAGGTTTGTACAGAACCTTCCAGGAAAATTTCCCAATTACAGATTCTAGAAATCAGTTTGTATTGGAATTTATTGATTATCTGGTAGATTCTCCACGTTATTCAATTAACGAGTGTGTGGAAAGAGGACTGACGTATTCAGTGCCCCTTAAAGCAAGACTTAAATTGTATTGTACAGACCCTGAACACGAGGATTTCCAAACTGTAGTTCAGGATGTATATTTAGGCCCGGTTCCTTATATGACGCCTAGTGGATCTTTCATCATCAACGGTGCAGAAAGAGTTATTGTTACCCAGCTTCACCGTTCACCTGGTGTATTCTTCGGGCAGACTTACCACGCAAACGGAACTAAATTGTACTATTCAAGAATCATCCCTTTCAAAGGATCTTGGATGGAATTTACAACCGATATCAACAGCGTAATGTACGCGTATATCGACCGTAAGAAAAAGTTACCATTAACGACTCTATTAAGAGCTATCGGTTATGAATCTGATAAGGATATCCTTCAGATCTTCGACCTTGCTGAAGAAGTGAAAGTTTCTAAGGCTGCTCTTAAAAAAGTAGAAGGAAGAACTTTGGCTGCGAGAGTACTGAACACTTGGTTCGAGGATTTCGTAGACGAAGATACTGGTGAAGTAGTTTCTATTGAAAGAAACGAGATCATCTTAGACAGAGAAACTATTCTTGAAAAAGAACATTTAGATCTTATTCTTGATGCAGGTGTGAAATCTATCCTGATTCACAAAGAAAATGCAAATGAATTCTCTATCATTCAGAATACATTACAGAAAGACCCTACCAACTCTGAAAAAGAAGCGGTAGAATACATCTATCGTCAGTTAAGAAATGCAGATCCACCCGATGAAGAAACTGCAAGAGGAATCATTGAAAAATTATTCTTCTCAGAGCAGAGGTATTCATTAGGTGAAGTTGGACGTTACAGGCTAAACAAAAAGTTAGGTCTTAATATTCCTACTACCACTGAAGTTCTTACAAAAGAAGATATCATTGCTATCGTAAGACACCTGATCGAGCTTGTAAACTCTAAGGCTGAGGTTGATGATATTGACCACTTATCTAACAGAAGAATCAAGACTGTTGGAGAGCAGTTAGCAGGACAGTTCGGTGTAGGTCTTTCAAGAATTGCAAGAACGATCAAAGAAAGAATGAACGTTAGAGATAACGAAATCTTTACTCCACTTGATCTTGTAAATGCTAAGACATTAACATCAGTAATTAACTCGTTCTTCGGTACCAACCAGCTTTCTCAGTTCATGGACCAAACCAACCCACTATCAGAAATCACGCACAAGCGTAGACTTTCTGCACTAGGGCCTGGTGGTTTATCAAGAGAAAGAGCAGGTTTCGAGGTTCGTGACGTTCACCATACCCACTACGGAAGAATTTGCCCGATTGAAACTCCGGAAGGACCAAACATCGGTTTGATTTCATCTTTAGGTATTTATGCTAAAATCAATACTTTAGGTTTCATCGAAACGCCATACAGAAAAGTAGAAAACAGTAAGGTAGACCTTAATGCAGATCCTATTTATCTGAATGCAGAAGATGAAGAAGACAAAGTAATTGCTCAGGCTAACGTTGAGTTGAATGATGGCGGAGAATTCTTAACAGACAGAATTATTGCAAGACTGGATGGTGACTATCCGGTGGTTGAGCCTTCTCAGGTAAACCTTATCGACGTTGCACCAAACCAGATCTCCGGTATCTCAGCTTCATTGATTCCATTCCTGGAGCATGATGATGCGAACCGTGCATTGATGGGATCCAACATGATGCGTCAGGCAGTTCCTCTATTGAAGCCACAAGCTCCAATCGTTGGTACAGGCCTGGAACAGCAGGTTGCTAAAGATTCAAGAATCTTGATCAATGCTGAAGGTACAGGTACTGTAGAGTACGTAGATGCTGATATGATCACCATCAAATATGAAAGAAGTGATGACGAAGATTTAGTACAATTTGAGTCTGCTACTAAAACATATAAACTGACTAAGTTCAGAAAAACCAATCAGAGTACGACCATTACTCTAAGACCAAACGTAAGAGTAGGTGAAACGGTACATAAAGGACAGGTTCTTTGTGACGGTTATGCTACTGAAAACGGAGAATTGGCTCTTGGTAGAAACTTGGTGGTAGCGTTCATGCCTTGGAAAGGGTATAACTTTGAGGATGCAATTGTAATCAATGAAAAAGTTGTACGTGAAGACTGGTTTACTTCAATCCACGTAGATGAGTACTCTCTTGAGGTTCGTGATACCAAACTAGGTATGGAAGAACTGACAGCAGATATTCCTAACGTTTCTGAAGAAGCGACTAAAGATCTTGACGAAAACGGTATGATCAGAATTGGTGCTGAAGTGAAGCCTGGAGATATTATGATCGGTAAGATCACTCCAAAAGGTGAATCTGACCCAACTCCTGAAGAAAAACTTCTTAGAGCAATCTTTGGTGACAAAGCCGGTGATGTTAAAGATGCTTCATTAAAAGCAGATTCATCATTAAGAGGTGTTGTGATCAACAAGAAATTGTTCTCAAGAAACATTAAAGATAAAAAGAAAAGAACTGAAGAAAAACTTAAACTTGAAGAGATTGAAAACACTTACAAGGCTAAGTTTGATGAGTTGAGAAACACTTTAATTGAAAAATTAAATACACTGGTAGGTGGTAAAACTTCTCAGGGAGTTACCAACGACCTTGATGAAGAAATCATCGGTAAAGGTGTGAAGTTCACTCATAAATTATTGACTTCAGTTGAAGATTACGTAAACGTAAGCGGAGCAGACTGGACGGTAGATAATGAGAAGAATGAATTGGTAAAACAGTTGATTCACAATTATAAGATCAAGTTTAACGATATTCAGGGAGTTAAAAACCGTGAGAAATTTGCAATTTCAATTGGAGATGAACTTCCGGCAGGTATCATGAAACTGGCTAAAGTTTACATTGCTAAGAAACGTAAACTGAACGTAGGAGATAAAATGGCAGGACGTCACGGTAACAAAGGTATCGTTTCAAGAATCGTTCGTGAAGAAGATATGCCATTCCTTGAAGACGGAACACCGGTAGATATCGTATTGAATCCACTTGGAGTACCTTCCCGTATGAACATCGGACAGATTTATGAAACAGTTCTTGGTTGGGCTGGTCAGAAACTGGGAATGACGTTCGCTACGCCGATTTTCGATGGAGCAACTCTTGATCAGATCACTGAATATACAGAGAAAGCAGGTCTTCCTAAATTCGGTCACACTTACCTTTATGATGGAGGTACAGGAGAAAGATTTACCCAGGCTGCAACAGTAGGTATTATCTATATGTTGAAATTGGGACACATGGTTGACGATAAAATGCACGCGCGTTCTATCGGTCCTTACTCATTGATTACTCAGCAGCCGTTAGGAGGTAAAGCTCAGTTCGGTGGTCAGAGATTCGGAGAGATGGAGGTTTGGGCTCTTGAAGCATTTGGAGCATCCAATATCCTTAGAGAGATCTTGACTGTGAAGTCTGATGACGTGATTGGTAGAGCGAAAACTTATGAAGCAATTGCAAAAGGTGAATCTATGCCTGAACCAGGTATTCCGGAATCATTCAATGTACTACTTCATGAACTACAAGGACTTGGACTTGATGTAAGATTGGAGGAGTAA
- a CDS encoding T9SS type A sorting domain-containing protein, which produces MAKKLFDQFAVLVMIFMMSAAIYAQKGYEPIRGMGVEAKPVNNSGICLACYNGSMNPVIDASLDNNVSMGNFASLVSGNGISVKNTNTTYPAGYITGFNVDLGTSFITVDLLSSLRISTYKNGVLQESTTSSTLLSVPAFGGSKNRIFLHFKTTREFDEVRLYQTNVLSIFSAMNVYYAFAFDPAKVPVDNNGICDDIIAGSGVDGNVSGSSSFLAPLSFVQNKERIGDGDKNSYGSIVLPAGLLGSYSVGVLDKNQIYPAGNKTGFVISPDDEGKLISAEFLKNITVETYLYGQLQDSKTLSDGGGLINIKVLGFGSGKQKVTLTSSKPFNEVRLKVTQTLGVNIGALKVYYAFEEPASCDCNDKIQTSGSAIQGNLVSGTSWTSGPGLFGLILAKMVNPANIVDTNTSNYATATIPAASFLSIFSAYATVSTNSLLPANTYAGFTLEKAANLIGISVLENITVTLYNNNTQTDTFTSTGSLISGNFFTTDSNKFYVGGKATKPFNRIKVTFYSGTGVRIPQNYYIYNAFASRDDDNDGVPNCFDQCPNGNDSIDNNGNGIPDCAEGCTAVNDKSPTLDTDGDGIMDACDFDSDNDGIPDALEDLDQNGKFEDDDTEGIFGFVPVLGDGISTYLDLDSDNDGILDLFESGIPTSVISQIDTDHNGVIDSNVAVGSNGIADILETSPDSGILKYPLKNTDGDDKPDFIDLNSNGTDFDLWAIGKVNLDDFGAGFISRIVDLDRDGIQAVVDTDLAKRGAPDSPLSPYASLLKNAQMETAAKGTDISPAQAANDIKVYPNPVKSGENLNVKSEEGGTYTLFSAQGQLIRSDKFSANAEISTASLPAGIYIVKIETKSAVKSYKIIVK; this is translated from the coding sequence ATGGCAAAAAAATTATTCGATCAATTTGCAGTACTGGTCATGATATTCATGATGTCTGCAGCAATATATGCCCAAAAGGGATATGAGCCTATCCGCGGGATGGGTGTAGAAGCAAAACCTGTTAATAATTCAGGTATTTGTCTGGCTTGCTATAACGGAAGCATGAATCCGGTAATAGATGCAAGTTTAGATAATAATGTAAGCATGGGGAACTTTGCTTCTTTGGTAAGTGGAAACGGTATTTCTGTGAAGAATACCAATACTACCTACCCGGCTGGATATATTACGGGTTTCAATGTTGATTTGGGAACAAGTTTTATAACAGTTGATCTGTTAAGTTCATTAAGGATCAGTACCTATAAAAATGGAGTATTACAGGAATCTACTACAAGCAGTACATTGTTATCAGTACCTGCATTTGGAGGATCTAAAAACAGGATTTTCCTTCACTTTAAAACAACAAGGGAGTTTGATGAAGTAAGATTATATCAAACCAATGTATTGTCTATATTTAGTGCAATGAATGTGTATTATGCATTTGCATTCGATCCTGCTAAAGTACCTGTTGATAATAATGGAATCTGTGATGATATTATTGCGGGAAGCGGAGTAGACGGTAACGTATCAGGAAGCAGCAGTTTCCTTGCTCCACTTTCGTTTGTTCAGAATAAAGAAAGAATCGGAGACGGTGACAAAAACTCTTACGGATCTATTGTATTGCCTGCCGGGCTCCTTGGGTCTTATTCAGTAGGAGTATTGGATAAAAACCAGATCTATCCTGCAGGAAACAAAACCGGATTTGTAATTTCTCCTGATGATGAAGGAAAACTTATAAGCGCGGAATTTCTTAAAAATATTACCGTAGAAACTTATTTGTATGGCCAGCTTCAGGATTCCAAAACATTATCTGATGGCGGAGGACTGATTAATATCAAAGTTTTAGGCTTTGGTTCAGGAAAACAGAAAGTAACGCTTACCTCTTCCAAACCTTTTAACGAAGTACGTTTAAAAGTTACACAGACTTTAGGGGTTAACATTGGAGCCTTAAAAGTATATTATGCATTTGAAGAGCCTGCATCTTGCGACTGTAACGATAAAATTCAGACAAGCGGTTCTGCAATTCAGGGAAACTTGGTATCGGGAACTAGCTGGACTTCAGGTCCCGGACTTTTCGGTCTTATTTTAGCAAAAATGGTAAACCCGGCAAATATTGTAGATACCAATACATCTAATTATGCTACGGCGACTATTCCAGCTGCTTCATTTTTAAGCATTTTTTCAGCTTATGCTACAGTAAGTACCAATAGTTTGCTTCCGGCTAATACCTATGCTGGATTCACATTGGAAAAAGCAGCAAACTTAATTGGGATAAGTGTTCTTGAAAATATTACAGTAACACTTTACAATAACAATACACAAACAGATACTTTTACAAGTACCGGAAGTCTGATCAGTGGGAATTTCTTCACTACAGACTCTAATAAATTTTATGTAGGAGGTAAGGCAACTAAACCTTTCAACCGTATTAAAGTTACTTTCTATAGTGGTACAGGCGTGCGTATTCCACAGAACTATTATATCTACAATGCATTTGCTAGTAGAGATGATGATAATGATGGAGTGCCAAACTGTTTCGATCAGTGTCCGAATGGTAATGACAGTATCGATAATAACGGTAATGGTATTCCTGATTGTGCCGAAGGATGTACGGCTGTAAATGACAAATCACCAACGTTAGACACAGATGGAGATGGCATCATGGATGCATGTGATTTTGATTCTGATAATGATGGAATTCCGGATGCTTTAGAAGATCTTGATCAGAACGGTAAATTTGAAGATGACGATACAGAAGGTATCTTTGGATTTGTTCCGGTATTGGGAGATGGAATTTCTACCTACCTGGATCTTGATTCTGATAATGATGGTATTTTAGATTTATTTGAATCAGGAATTCCAACATCAGTAATCAGCCAGATCGATACAGACCATAATGGTGTTATTGACAGCAATGTTGCCGTAGGAAGTAACGGTATTGCAGATATTTTGGAAACTTCTCCGGATTCTGGAATCTTAAAATATCCTCTTAAGAATACAGATGGTGATGATAAGCCTGATTTTATTGATTTAAATTCAAACGGAACTGATTTTGACCTTTGGGCTATTGGTAAAGTTAACCTGGACGATTTTGGAGCAGGATTTATTTCCAGAATTGTAGATTTAGACAGAGACGGTATCCAGGCTGTTGTAGATACAGACCTTGCGAAAAGAGGAGCGCCGGATTCCCCACTTTCACCTTATGCTTCCCTGTTGAAGAATGCACAGATGGAAACGGCAGCAAAAGGAACAGATATTTCTCCTGCTCAGGCTGCTAATGATATTAAAGTATATCCTAACCCGGTAAAATCAGGTGAAAACCTTAATGTGAAATCTGAAGAAGGGGGTACTTATACATTATTCTCTGCTCAGGGGCAACTGATCAGATCAGATAAATTCTCTGCTAATGCTGAAATCAGCACTGCTTCACTTCCTGCTGGTATTTATATTGTAAAAATAGAAACCAAATCAGCAGTGAAATCTTATAAGATTATTGTAAAATAA